GCATTGCGGGTGCTAGACCTCTTTTGCGCGCATGATGTCAGCCAGACTATATATCGTCATATTGGCTTCGCGGCAAGAAAACTGCGCGTACGCCCGATTGCTTGGCATCGAGCAGCAGACAATGCCGCCCCAAAATGATCGATACGTGACCGGCAAGGCGTTCGTCATTCCGCAGGAGCGATGTGCAGCGATTTTCATGCCGGGCTCGCCTATGCGGGTGAGCCCGGGCGCTGACGTGTCGAGCATCATCCGTCATCTCATCGTTCCTCCTTTCCTCGCGCGTGATGGCGTCCCATAATTGAGCCGTTACACGTAAGAACCGCTACCGCACGCGATCGAGCACGGGGGGCAATTTGGGCGAATCGGCGGACGAGGCACGGGTATTCATTTCGACATTGCGGCCTGAGCGCCGGGAGCGGCGGCTGGCGGTGGGTGCCGTCGCGGCGTCGATCGTCGTGTTCGCGGCGCTGGCGCCGTTCGCGAAAACGCAGCTCGCGCCTGTCTGGGCGTTCGTGCCGATCTACCAGTCGGCACTCGCGGTGTGCGATCTCTTGACGGCCGCGCTGCTCATCGGTCAGTTCAGCATCCTCTATTCGCGCCCGCTCTTGATCATCGCCGGCGGCTACTTGCTGAGCGCTTGCATGGCGATTGCGCACACGCTCTCGTTCCCCGGGCTATTCGCGCCCACGGGGCTACTCGGGGCCGGCCCGCAGACGACCGCTTGGCTTTACATGATGTGGCATGCGGCGTTTCCGCTCGCGGTCATTGCCTACGCGCGGGCTCGACCGGTCGGGGAGGATGTTCGCCCGGCCGCGCCTTGGTTAAGCGCGCTCTTATGCATCGCGGCGGCGGTTTGCGCGGCATGCGTCATGACGGCCATCGCGACGATCGGCCATCCGTGGTTACCGCCGATCATGCAGGGCTCGCACGAGGCGCGCACGATCGTCTGGGTCGTCTCGTTCGTATGGCTCATCAACTTTGCGGCGCTGGCGGCCTTGATCGTGCGGCGTGCGCGCACCGTTCTGGATCTCTGGCTGATCGTCGTGCTGTGCGCGTGGATTTTCGACATTGCGCTGGCCTCCGTGCTCAATCACGCGCGTTTCGACCTGGGCTTTTATGCCGGGCGCATTTACGGTTTGATCGCGTCGAGCTTCGTGCTCGTCGCCCTGACGTTCGACAACATCAAGCTTTACGCGCGCATCGTGCTGGCGCTCGATCGAGAGCGCGCCGAGCACCGGCTCGTGCAGCATCGCACGGCGCAACTGAACGAAGCCAAGGCGCTGCTCGAGCAGCGTGTGGCGGCGCGCACGGCCGCGCTTGCCGAATCGAATCGCGACTTGCTGCGCGAAGTCACGGAGCGCAAGCGCGCCCAAGCGGCGCTCGTGCTTTCGCAGGAGGAATTGCGGGAGGTGGCTGCGATCGGCAGTTCGGCGCGCGAGCAGGAAATGCGACGGATCTCGCGTGAATTGCATGATGAACTCGCGCAGACGCTCGCTACCTTGAGAATCGAAACCGATCGACTACGGGAATCGGCCACGGACCCATCCGGCGGCGCGGCCCGCGTGCACCGGCTTGCTGCGATGCGCTCGTTGCTCGATGAGGCGGTCGCGTCGACGCGGCGGATTGCGTCGGACTTGAGGCCGCTCGTGCTCGACGACTTGGGTCTCGTCGCGGCGGCTCAATGGCTCGTACAAAACTTCAGCCAGCGCAGCGGGACCGCTTGCGAGCTGACGCTCGAGCCCCCGGATCTCGAACTCGACGAACCCTACGCGACGGCAACCTTCCGCATCCTGCAGGAATCGCTGACGAACGTGGCCCGTCATGCACACGCCTCGCTCGTGCAAGTGCGCCTCACGCGCGAGCATGATCGCGTCGTACTGACAGTGCGCGACGACGGCGTGGGTTTCGATCCGGCACGGCCGCGCAAGCCGGGTTCGTTCGGTTTGGCGGGATTGCGCGAGCGCGCCTATCTCGTCGATGGCGAACTCAGCATCGAGTCGTCGCCGGGCCACGGCGCGAAGATCGAAGTGCGCATTCCGTTGCGCGCCGTGCAGGAACGCGAATTGTCGTAAGGTTCCCGCGTGCACGCGCGTTGCTCAGATATCGCCGCCGCGCGGGCGGGTTTAGAGATCGACGATCTTGTCCCAAGCGAAGTGCGGATTTTCGAGCCGATTGCGGCGCCGATCGACATAGCCGCGCGGATTGCAAACCACGCGCGTTCCGTTCGCGACGTAGTCGAACGGCGTGTGCGTGTGCCCGTGAACCCAGAGTGCGATGGGCGGCCCGACGAGGTCGGTCAAATCGCTGATGAAGCCGGCCGAGGCGAGATCGTTGGCGAAGCGATCGGCAAGGCTCGCGCGATGCGGCGCGTGGTGGGTGACGACGATGGTTTTGCCGGCGAATGGCTTGGCTAGCTCCCGCGCGAGCCATTCGCGCGCATGACGATGGAGCGCGAGGGTGTCGGCCGGCGTGAACAGACGCGGATTTTCGTCCACGACCGCCGCTACTGTGCCTGCGGCTGTCGCGCTCGATGGCCACGTCACCTGAATCGGCCCGCGAAAATCCAGCATGACTTTTGCGGCGGCGGCGATCGAGGCAGCCACGGCTTCTTCGCTCGTGCCGAACAGTTCGAAATCGGTCCATAGCGTCGTGCCGAGCACGCGCCAGCGGCGTTCGGGATCGACCAGCGTTTCGTTGTTCAAGTAATGGATGTTGTCGACGCTCGCCGCCGCGTCGCGCATCGCCACTTCGAGTGCGCCGAATTCGCCGTCGTAGTACTCGTGATTGCCGGGTACGTAGATGATGGGTACGTCCTGGCTAAACGTTTCAGCCGCCCAGCGAATACCCTCGGCATGGTTATGGATGTCGCCTGCGAGGATGACGAGATCGGCATCGGCATGGGCGATGGCTTCGGGCTCGTCGCACTCGAGATGTAGATCGGACAGCACGCGGATTTTCACGAGACACCCCTTGGCAATGACGGCTCGATGGGCCGGCGCGCACCGAGGCGTCGTGCGCGGCCCGTCGCGTGTCGAGGCCGGTCGATGACCCTTAGCGTAACACTTTGCCGGGGTTCATCAGGCCGAGTGGGTCGAGCGCCGTTTTGAGCGCGCGCATGAGGTCCATTTCGACGGCCGGCTTGTAATGCGCCGCGTCGTCGACTTTCAACTGTCCGAGGCCATGCTCGGCGCTGAATGTACCCCGATGCCGATGCACGCTGTCGTAGACGATATGGTTGAGCGGCGCTTGATATTGCGCGAGGAATGCGGGGGCGTCGACGCCTTCCGGGGCCTGGACGTTGTAATGCAGGTTGCCGTCGCCAAGATGGCCGAACGTGACCATGCGCGCGCCCGGAACGGCCGCGGCGATGGCGGCATCGGTTTCCTCGATGAACGTGCCGACGCGCGAGATCGGCACGGCGATGTCGTGCTTGATGTTCAAGCCTTCCTCGGCTTGCGCGAGCGGGATGTGTTCTCGCAGATCCCAAAACGCGCGCGATTGCGTGAGATTCTCGGCGACGACGGCATCGTCGACGAGGCCCGATTCGAGTGCCTGCTCCATCATCTGCTCGAACAGCGCGCGCGCATGCGCCTCGCTCTCGTTGTCGGAGAGTTCGAGCAGCACGATTTGCGCGTGCGGTTCACCGAACGGATAGCGCAGTTGCGGAAAATGCTTGCCGACAAGACGCAGGCAAAAATCGGACATCAGTTCGAAACCCGTCAGCAGCGGGCCCGCGCAACGATGCGCAAGCGCGAGAAATTCGAGCGCGGCATGCGGCGAGGCGAGGGCGGCCAGCGCCGTGACGCTGGCGGCCGGTAGCGGGTAAAGCTTCATGACCGCTGCCGTAATGATGCCGAGCGTGCCTTCGGCGCCGATATACAGGTCGCGCAAGTCGTATCCCGTATTGTCCTTACGCAGCGCGCGCAGCCCGTCCCAAATCTCGCCCTGCGGCGTCACGACTTCGAGGCCGAGACACAGTTCACGCGTATTGCCGTAGCGCAGTACGGCGGTGCCACCCGCGTTCGTCGCGAGATTGCCGCCGATCGTGCAGCTTCCTTCGGCGGCGAGACTGAGCGGGAAGAGGCGGCCTGCCTCGCGCGCGTGGTTCTGCACCTGCGCCAGGACGACACCGGCCTCGACGGTGATCGTGTTGTTGTGCGCATCGAGTGCGCGAATCCGATTCAAGCGCGCGAGGCTGACGACTGCTTGATTGCCTGTGCCGTCGGGCGTGGCGCCGCCCGCGAGCCCGGTATTGCCGCCTTGCGGAACGATCGCGATGCGATGCGCGTTCGCGAGCTTGACGACGGCGGCGACTTCCTGCGTCGTGCCTGGCCGCAGCACGGCGCACGTGGCGCCCGTGTAGCGCCGGCGCCAGTCCGTCAGGAACGGCGCGGTGTCGTGCGAATCGGTGAGCACGTTCGCGGCGCCGATGGCGTCGCGGCATGCGGCGACGAATGCGTCGCGGGCGGCTGAAGTGATGTCGGTCATGGTGATCGTCTTGATCTCGAGCAAGCGCGAGGCAAAAGGGCGAGCGTCGTGGACCGCGAATAGGCGCGACGGCTCGCGTGCCGTTCGAGGCGCCGCTGCCGGCGTTCGCCGATCGACGCCATCATGAATGCTACCGCGCGTCGGAAGCGCTCGGGGCGTCGGCGCCGCGGCGCGCCGCTCGCGACGCGCGCTTGAACGGCGCGACATAGGCGAGCGCACAGCCGATGAAGAACGTCGCGAGCGCCACTTCGATCCAGCCGAGCCGCGCCGACACGCCGCCGTCGGTCATGCCGCGCACGATGCCTTCGGCCAGATAGAGCAGCACGAGCATCGATGCCCATTGCAGCGTGTAAAGCTTGCGCCGGGCGACGCCGGGCAACGCGCACGCGAGCGGCAGCGCTTTGAGCACGAGCGCCGATCCGCCCGGGCGCAGCGGTGCGAGCCAGCACTCCCAAGCGATCGCGAGCGCGATCAAGGCCGTGAGCGCGAGCGTCGCGCCGATCGCCCATCGGCCGCGCGCGCCAACTTTGGCGGCGGCGCTCGTCGTAGGCCGGGCTGCCTGGTCCTTGGTCATGGGCGGCCGGCCAGCAGTGACGCCGTGCGTGCGAGCCGCGCGCCGAGTGCGACAGCGAGCGCCTTTTCGTCAGCCGAGAGCGCCGATTCGCGTGCGCCGGCGCCGGAAACGTGCGAGGCGCCGTAGGGGGTGCCGCCGGTCGTCGTCGTCGCCAGCGTGCTCTCGGTGTACGGGATGCCGACCATCAGCATCCCGTGATGCAGCAGCGGCAGCATCATCGAAAGCAGTGTCGATTCTTGACCGCCATGCATGCTGCTCGTCGACGTGAATACGCAGGCGGGCTTGCCGGCCAGCGCGCCGCTCATCCATTGCGGCGCCGTCCCGTCGAGAAAATACTTCAGCGACGCGGCCATGTTGCCGAAGCGAGTGGGCGAGCCGAGCGCCAAACCCGCGCATTCTTCGAGATCGCGTAACTCGACATAGGGCGGGCCGTCGTGCGGAATCGGCGGCGCCGTGGCTTCGCTCACGGCCGATACGGCCGGCACGGTGCGCACGCGCGCCTGC
The sequence above is a segment of the Trinickia acidisoli genome. Coding sequences within it:
- a CDS encoding sensor histidine kinase, with the protein product MGESADEARVFISTLRPERRERRLAVGAVAASIVVFAALAPFAKTQLAPVWAFVPIYQSALAVCDLLTAALLIGQFSILYSRPLLIIAGGYLLSACMAIAHTLSFPGLFAPTGLLGAGPQTTAWLYMMWHAAFPLAVIAYARARPVGEDVRPAAPWLSALLCIAAAVCAACVMTAIATIGHPWLPPIMQGSHEARTIVWVVSFVWLINFAALAALIVRRARTVLDLWLIVVLCAWIFDIALASVLNHARFDLGFYAGRIYGLIASSFVLVALTFDNIKLYARIVLALDRERAEHRLVQHRTAQLNEAKALLEQRVAARTAALAESNRDLLREVTERKRAQAALVLSQEELREVAAIGSSAREQEMRRISRELHDELAQTLATLRIETDRLRESATDPSGGAARVHRLAAMRSLLDEAVASTRRIASDLRPLVLDDLGLVAAAQWLVQNFSQRSGTACELTLEPPDLELDEPYATATFRILQESLTNVARHAHASLVQVRLTREHDRVVLTVRDDGVGFDPARPRKPGSFGLAGLRERAYLVDGELSIESSPGHGAKIEVRIPLRAVQERELS
- a CDS encoding metallophosphoesterase produces the protein MKIRVLSDLHLECDEPEAIAHADADLVILAGDIHNHAEGIRWAAETFSQDVPIIYVPGNHEYYDGEFGALEVAMRDAAASVDNIHYLNNETLVDPERRWRVLGTTLWTDFELFGTSEEAVAASIAAAAKVMLDFRGPIQVTWPSSATAAGTVAAVVDENPRLFTPADTLALHRHAREWLARELAKPFAGKTIVVTHHAPHRASLADRFANDLASAGFISDLTDLVGPPIALWVHGHTHTPFDYVANGTRVVCNPRGYVDRRRNRLENPHFAWDKIVDL
- a CDS encoding FAD-binding oxidoreductase, which gives rise to MTDITSAARDAFVAACRDAIGAANVLTDSHDTAPFLTDWRRRYTGATCAVLRPGTTQEVAAVVKLANAHRIAIVPQGGNTGLAGGATPDGTGNQAVVSLARLNRIRALDAHNNTITVEAGVVLAQVQNHAREAGRLFPLSLAAEGSCTIGGNLATNAGGTAVLRYGNTRELCLGLEVVTPQGEIWDGLRALRKDNTGYDLRDLYIGAEGTLGIITAAVMKLYPLPAASVTALAALASPHAALEFLALAHRCAGPLLTGFELMSDFCLRLVGKHFPQLRYPFGEPHAQIVLLELSDNESEAHARALFEQMMEQALESGLVDDAVVAENLTQSRAFWDLREHIPLAQAEEGLNIKHDIAVPISRVGTFIEETDAAIAAAVPGARMVTFGHLGDGNLHYNVQAPEGVDAPAFLAQYQAPLNHIVYDSVHRHRGTFSAEHGLGQLKVDDAAHYKPAVEMDLMRALKTALDPLGLMNPGKVLR
- a CDS encoding DUF2069 domain-containing protein; amino-acid sequence: MTKDQAARPTTSAAAKVGARGRWAIGATLALTALIALAIAWECWLAPLRPGGSALVLKALPLACALPGVARRKLYTLQWASMLVLLYLAEGIVRGMTDGGVSARLGWIEVALATFFIGCALAYVAPFKRASRAARRGADAPSASDAR
- the wrbA gene encoding NAD(P)H:quinone oxidoreductase, whose protein sequence is MKDILVLYYSRHGATRDLALAIAQGVDSIPGMQARVRTVPAVSAVSEATAPPIPHDGPPYVELRDLEECAGLALGSPTRFGNMAASLKYFLDGTAPQWMSGALAGKPACVFTSTSSMHGGQESTLLSMMLPLLHHGMLMVGIPYTESTLATTTTGGTPYGASHVSGAGARESALSADEKALAVALGARLARTASLLAGRP